A stretch of Mya arenaria isolate MELC-2E11 chromosome 14, ASM2691426v1 DNA encodes these proteins:
- the LOC128217559 gene encoding kelch-like protein 31, with product MASADSNSLEGVAGDVYDADGAAQNGDIVEEKPALEFIYISENKLKYINNNYEKVNAKMYDYKCDVKLVVGKSNFKGHRKVLADASDYFSAMFNNAMKEKDEMVIELKDISPDGFGAMLDYFYHGHVTVEEKIVPDILEAARFFHVEWILDICCDYMIRHLSMLDYPLTMELADRYSLGDLRYEIFKFFGNNLPTLIEKENFLKELSVELLLQFLMEFMYVEMSEFFLLQLILRWVEVDKDGRKEHCLPLLRQMRFHTMELEELEEIPREALEFKEIRDEIEDAKTYCLDVASQCLRTGEKYHARGSRKVVVVSGFNDDLEQNIVLYKDPENEEANVFVEQLGQSGLNCDYTSMSQTSLGNFLFAAGGYNDEYIASVCVYRYDPRFREWTEIASLSKGRVSFAFCSSKNRLFAIGGVFHCIGDVESGEEILSSMEVYAPEENAWKEGPSLPFGMFDLAAVYCDNSIYISGGISVVPDHTVPIQSMFRLQDGAREWSPLPDMLVPRQGHGVVNHGGKLYFLGGYTSKPNMGGFVDCNQNDMFDLETQQWTTICSTPEDFGHLFRQIACVAKKIFFLVNKDSEIHIYFYDTEKDELVPGSVIAANVHKVSVLDVAYPLT from the exons ATGGCTTCTGCAGACAGCAATTCATTGGAAGGAGTGGCTGGAGATGTTTACGATGCTGACGGGGCAGCACAAAATGGTGATATAGTCGAAGAAAAGCCAGCACTAGAATTTATTTACATCTCTGAAAACAAACTGAAATACATTAATAACAACTATGAAAAAGTCAATGCTAAGATGTATGATTACAAATGCGATGTGAAGTTGGTCGTAGGGAAGTCCAATTTTAAAGGTCATCGTAAGGTTCTAGCCGATGCCAGTGACTATTTTTCAGCGATGTTTAATAATGCTATGAAGGAAAAAGATGAAATGGTGATTGAATTGAAGGATATCAGTCCTGATGGGTTTGGTGCCATGCTGGACTACTTTTatcatggtcatgtgaccgTAGAAGAAAAAATAGTCCCTGACATTTTGGAAGCAGCTAGATTCTTCCATGTTGAATGGATCTTAGATATTTGTTGTGATTATATGATTAGACATCTGAGCATGTTAGATTACCCCTTGACCATGGAGCTTGCAGATCGATATTCCCTGGGCGATCTGCGTTACGAGATTTTCAAGTTTTTCGGAAACAACCTCCCAACTTTGATAGAGAAAGAAAACTTCTTGAAAGAACTGTCGGTAGAGCTACTTCTGCAGTTTCTGATGGAGTTTATGTACGTGGAAATGTCGGAATTTTTCCTTCTCCAG CTTATCTTGCGATGGGTGGAAGTCGACAAAGATGGCCGCAAGGAGCACTGCCTGCCGTTACTACGACAAATGCGGTTTCACACGATGGAGCTAGAAGAACTTGAAGAAATCCCGCGAGAGGCCTTGGAGTTTAAGGAAATCAGAGATGAG aTTGAGGACGCTAAAACCTACTGCCTGGATGTAGCATCCCAGTGTCTTCGAACCGGCGAGAAGTACCATGCCCGTGGGTCGCGTAAAGTCGTCGTTGTGTCCGGCTTTAATGACGATCTTGAGCAGAACATCGTCTTGTACAAGGACCCTGAAAATGAAGAGGCTAATGTTTTTGTTGAACAGCTTGGCCAATCAG GTTTGAATTGCGACTACACGAGCATGAGTCAGACGAGTTTGGGCAACTTCCTGTTTGCCGCAGGTGGTTATAACGATGAATACATTGCCTCTGTGTGCGTGTACCGATACGATCCAAGATTCCGAGAGTGGACTGAAATAGCCTCCCTTTCTAAAGGAAGAGTCTCCTTTGCTTTTTGCAGCTCGAAAAATCGTCTTTTCGCCATTGGTGGTGTCTTTCATTGTATAGGCGATGTTGAAAGTGGAGAGGAAATATTGTCGTCTATGGAAGTCTACGCACCAGAGGAAAATGCTTGGAAAGAAGGTCCCAGCCTTCCATTCGGGATGTTTGATTTGGCAGCCGTATATTGTGATAATTCGATCTACATCAGTGGAGGGATTAGCGTTGTTCCCGACCATACGGTTCCCATTCAGTCCATGTTCCGTCTGCAAGATGGGGCACGAGAGTGGTCTCCCCTGCCCGATATGCTGGTCCCGCGTCAAGGTCATGGGGTCGTGAACCACGGAGGAAAATTATACTTCTTGGGCGGTTACACGTCGAAACCAAACATGGGCGGATTTGTTGACTGTAACCAGAACGATATGTTTGATTTGGAAACACAACAATGGACCACGATTTGTTCGACGCCGGAAGATTTTGGACATTTGTTTAGGCAAATAGCTTGTGTGGCGAAAAAGATCTTTTTCTTGGTGAACAAAGATTCCGAgattcatatttatttctatgACACTGAAAAAGACGAACTTGTGCCAGGGTCAGTTATCGCAGCAAATGTTCACAAAGTTAGCGTTCTTGATGTGGCTTACCCTCTCACTTAG
- the LOC128217561 gene encoding uncharacterized protein LOC128217561 isoform X1, translating into MRKGFCPSFTIENVNLFTGKISLNERSSMTKIVEDKLETNLQCLFEIESDEFGERLKEKSGMDACLQGNSIDFIKGDLVHFFSTNFAFLCYSYLSAIIEKSQIDFDQAGAIKFLQKRRQDMEHAESTCRPQWLYLYKLFGARLKSVLASIQVSATIDASQMLSQERFILDSLNAFESASKIEFIPSRLRLASLCYTNDLHEIALTYLLEVFEKIKDENECAQICSCLHAKDKYNRGTRNRTPKRGFKQKIKDMDDNRILKLRPPCLQFLRFEKNCIPQFLTYEMYRTFTNLEQKSRSLHNTWMDMAMVDSIPFTYYLLFHTYHDMGKHEKAGIYLHLLLKYMKEDNFIMFGHYETTCNMIGHCFQKSGYIIQAYEWYATSLVLLSVNNAAKWHLCFLIRELISLGVKDLVDTPEEVKCIFWD; encoded by the coding sequence ATGAGGAAAGGGTTCTGTCCGAGCTTTACAATTGAAAATGTCAATCTATTCACAggcaaaatatctttaaacgaAAGATCAAGCATGACCAAAATTGTTGAAGATAAACTGGAAACGAATTTGCAGTGTTTGTTTGAAATAGAATCTGACGAATTTGGAGAAAGGCTGAAGGAAAAATCTGGCATGGACGCTTGTTTGCAGGGCAACTCAATAGATTTTATCAAAGGGGATCTAGTGCATTTCTTTTCGACCAATTTTGCATTCCTGTGTTACAGCTATTTGTCAGCTATTATAGAGAAGTCTCAGATAGACTTTGACCAGGCTGGAGCAATCAAATTCCTCCAAAAAAGGAGACAAGATATGGAACATGCTGAGTCAACATGCCGTCCCCAATGGTTGTACCTTTACAAACTCTTTGGAGCAAGACTTAAATCAGTTCTGGCATCAATCCAAGTGTCTGCAACCATAGATGCATCCCAAATGCTGTCACAAGAACGTTTTATTTTGGACTCCCTGAATGCCTTTGAGAGCGCATCCAAGATAGAGTTTATTCCCAGTCGTCTCAGACTTGCATCGTTGTGTTATACAAATGACCTGCATGAAATAGCTTTGACATATCTGTTGGAGGTTTTCGAGAAAATCAAGGATGAAAATGAGTGTGCGCAGATATGCTCATGCTTACACGCAAAAGACAAATACAACCGAGGAACAAGAAACAGGACTCCAAAGAGAGgctttaaacagaaaataaaagacATGGATGACAACAGAATTTTGAAACTTCGACCTCCGTGTCTGCAATTCCTAAGGTTTGAGAAAAACTGCATTCCACAATTCTTGACTTACGAGATGTACCGAACCTTCACAAATTTGGAGCAGAAGAGTAGGTCTCTTCATAACACATGGATGGATATGGCGATGGTAGACTCAATCCCATTCACATACTACCTGCTTTTTCACACATACCACGACATGGGCAAACATGAGAAAGCGGGGATATATCTACATTTACTGCTGAAGTATATGAAGGAAGATAATTTCATCATGTTTGGACATTACGAAACAACATGCAATATGATTGGACACTGCTTCCAGAAAAGCGGTTACATTATACAAGCATATGAGTGGTATGCCACCTCACTTGTCTTACTCTCAGTAAACAATGCAGCAAAATGGCATTTGTGCTTTCTCATCAGGGAACTAATCTCCCTCGGGGTAAAGGATCTTGTCGACACGCCAGAAGAGGTGAAATGTATCTTTTGGGATTAA
- the LOC128217561 gene encoding uncharacterized protein LOC128217561 isoform X2, which produces MDRNEERALSLRLSFVLEDIGVSHKMVMHRRNTFLKYEKLTTFIKSEQLGLPIKCRTFGSQTEGTTTMGLELPPQHCHLQLYLREKPAPVKYDNNHVKSQLNDIVFDENRNVFLQNNYIDNVSFNNMRVAGYQIDKRGPAIGVNNKFDFVLAVKCKEFPKECLFWKVKPRPGHWPTRSVLESCSSDGVSIVPVGYPGSEHAIIEWRFCTSMVERKIMFSCNMAQIKTYVLLKYLKKEFFILSSKCIENRSGKGIENGSGKGNKRGSGKGKENESGKGKKMGAEKAKKLGAEKAMKKRAALVATIVKQLCFSP; this is translated from the exons ATGGATAGAAATGAAGAACGTGCACTATCACTACGTCTCTCTTTTGTGTTGGAGGACATTGGAGTGTCCCATAAAATGGTGATGCATCGGCGAAACACATTCTTGAAGTATGAAAAACTCACAACCTTTATAAAAAGTGAACAGCTCGGCTTACCGATCAAGTGTCGAACATTTGGATCGCAAACCGAGGGAACAACAACGATGG GTCTTGAGCTGCCTCCTCAGCACTGCCATCTTCAACTGTACCTTCGCGAGAAGCCGGCGCCAGTCAAGTATGACAACAACCATGTGAAGTCGCAACTGAACGACATTGTATTTGATGAAAATCGCAATGTCtttcttcaaaacaactatattGACAATGTCAGTTTCAATAACATGCGTGTGGCTGgatatcaaattgataaaaGAGGACCAGCTATCGGTGTTAATAACAAATTTGACTTTGTACTCGCTGTCAAATGTAAAGAGTTTCCAAAAGAATGCCTATTCTGGAAAGTGAAGCCACGGCCTGGCCATTGGCCTACGCGATCTGTACTTGAGTCCTGTTCTTCAGATGGGGTATCCATTGTTCCCGTTGGCTATCCGGGCAGTGAACATGCAATAATAGAATGGAGATTCTGTACATCAATGGTGGAACGAAAAATCATGTTCTCTTGCAATATGGCTCAgataaaaacgtatgttttactgaaatatttgaagaaagaaTTCTTCATACTTTCAAGCAAGTGCATAGAAAATAGGAGCGGAAAAGGCATAGAAAATGGGAGTGGAAAAGGCAACAAAAGAGGGAGTGGAAAaggtaaagaaaatgaaagcggaaaaggaaaaaaaatgggAGCGGAAAAGGCAAAGAAATTGGGAGCGGAAAAAGCAATGAAAAAAAGGGCAGCCTTAGTAGCTACCATTGTAAAACAGCTCTGCTTTTCACCATAG
- the LOC128216480 gene encoding uncharacterized protein LOC128216480, with protein MLEVMSRKMLSRRQCVFIIVVLPVLIVSALMIIHHADKPIDEMFLPPRQSDGNHAVANKVVQRVNITGERKYPVKKLPKPYKCFDYIWTGTCRDTCYSFNILAKQKQRKQLQFKCEKRTQLRTQFTTKQKFVQKAEFKTPCLRKVVDWYCQDKKKVPNIVHYVWFGKAEFQFIHFLSFLSVYKIQNPCMIMIHADKLPQGKLWMYFLQICPKIVHVKRKQPKRVMSKKLTFVEHKADVAKLEALQEYGGIYVDTDQLILQPLDKFRNADATIGMDFGSLAANSLIIAKRNAVFIKYWLESYKSFGKTDGNKHSQTIPFKLARKYRKYVQVVGDVFSAPNAHKLADIYSKNAPWRHQYGMHMHLKLRQRFFDEEFTMTAIKSMNTTAGAVARFIIYGNEEVCRPKTDVHSIP; from the exons ATGCTTGAAGTGATGTCAAGAAAAATGCTGAGTCGTCGGCAATGCGTTTTCATTATAGTAGTACTTCCGGTGCTGATCGTGTCGGCGCTGATGATCATCCATCATGCCGACAAACCAATCGACGAGATGTTTCTTCCACCCCGACAATCCGATGGAAATCATGCAGTTGCAAATAAAGTCGTCCAACGCGTAAATATAACCGGAG AGCGGAAGTACCCCGTAAAAAAGCTCCCAAAGCCGTACAAATGTTTCGACTACATCTGGACCGGAACTTGTCGCGACACGTGCTACTCCTTCAACATCCTCGCCAAACAGAAGCAGCGAAAACAACTCCAATTTAAATGCGAGAAACGGACACAGCTTCGGACACAGTTTACCACGAAACAGAAATTCGTCCAGAAGGCGGAGTTTAAAACCCCTTGTCTGCGTAAAGTTGTTGACTGGTATTGCCAGGATAAGAAAAAAGTTCCAAATATTGTACATTATGTATGGTTCGGAAAAGCTGAGTTTCAGTTCATACACTTTTTAAGCTTTCTCAGTGTGTATAAAATCCAGAATCCGTGCATGATTATGATACATGCGGACAAACTGCCACAAGGGAAGCTTTGGATGTACTTTCTCCAGATTTGCCCAAAAATCGTTcatgtaaaaagaaaacaaccaAAGAGAGTCATGTCTAAAAAACTGACATTCGTTGAACACAAAGCGGACGTAGCGAAGCTGGAGGCCCTTCAAG aatACGGAGGCATCTATGTCGACACAGATCAGTTAATCCTTCAGCCGTTGGATAAGTTCCGTAACGCGGACGCAACTATTGGCATGGACTTCGGTTCGCTGGCCGCAAACTCGCTCATCATCGCGAAACGTAACGCTGTGTTCATCAAATACTGGCTAGAATCATACAAATCCTTCGGTAAAACCGATGGCAACAAGCATTCGCAGACGATACCGTTTAAACTCGCCCGAAAGTATCGCAAATATGTTCAAGTCGTCGGCGACGTCTTCTCAGCGCCCAACGCCCACAAATTGGCGGACATTTATTCGAAAAACGCCCCCTGGCGGCACCAGTATGGCATGCATATGCATCTCAAGCTGAGACAACGCTTCTTCGACGAGGAGTTTACAATGACCGCTATCAAGAGCATGAACACGACGGCCGGGGCGGTGGCCAGGTTTATAATATATGGCAATGAGGAGGTGTGCAGACCAAAAACTGACGTCCATTCAATCCCATGA
- the LOC128216268 gene encoding uncharacterized protein LOC128216268 — MSAKSNLSFVVILANVSWCDFGKDVRVYDAAGWGNVNYYGDVILVHGITEDRAVDEAKVKLTSRRYSNTAEVPQVRTTKYGLNSFRSIAPKLWNSLRQHFRDETNESVSEIGQRMERTEFVYISSPSSPPSCVFISSTSFPTLHLHLFPPLRLHLLSIFSPSPCVFIFPSPPPPCVFISSPSSPTLRLHLLPPTASSSPPPTLGLHPSPSPPPCVSISSPSSPPPASSSPPPTASLSPPPLLPLTLRLHLPPPQLRLQLFPLFSPHCIFISFPSSPPTCVFISSPPPVISSPPPLLLHQPASSSLRPPPHIRLHLLPALGVYLLPLFFPHPASSSPPLTASSSPPPPHPCVFISSPFFSPNLCLHIPTLFSPHPASSSPSPYPAASSSPPLFPPPNLRLHLLPLFSPTLHLHLLPLISPHPASSSPPLLLPHPASSSPPLTASSSPPPLLPPPCIFISSPFFSTTLRLHLLPLFPHCVFNSSPPPRHLRLHLLPLFSPTLHLHLLPLIYILLFLFYFISLHPQPHLLFIHFIFFSSFFY; from the exons ATGTCTGCAAAATCAAACTTATCTTTCGTTGTTATTCTTGCCAACGTCAGCTGGTGCGACTTTGGAAAGGATGTGAGAGTATATGATGCAGCCGGGTGGGGAAACGTCAATTACTATGGTGACGTCATACTCGTACATGGGATAACAGAGGACCGGGCAGTGGACGAGGCGAAGGTCAAGCTGACGTCACGTAG GTATAGCAACACCGCAGAGGTACCCCAGGTAAGGACCACAAAGTATGGCCTCAACTCTTTCCGTTCAATAGCGCCCAAACTTTGGAATTCACTCCGTCAGCACTTTCGTGACGAAACAAATGAGTCAGTTTCTGAGATTGGTCAACGCATGGAACGGACAGAGTT CGTCTACATCTCCTCCCCCTCTTCTCCCCCATCCTGCGTCTTCATCTCCTCCACCTCCTTCCCCACACTGCATCTTCATCTCTTCCCCCCACTGCGTCTTCATCTCCTCTCCATCTTCTCGCCCTCTCCCTGCGTCTTCATCTTCCCCTCTCCTCCTCCACCCTGCGTCTTCATCTCCTCCCCCTCTTCCCCCACACTGCGTCTTCATCTCCTCCCCCCAACTGCGTCTTCATCTCCTCCCCCCACCCTGGGTCTTCATCCATCCCCTTCTCCCCCACCCTGCGTGTCCATCTCTTCCCCCTCTTCTCCCCCACCTGCGTCTTCATCTCCTCCCCCCACTGCGTCTTTATCTCCTCCCCCTCTTCTCCCGCTCACCCTGCGTCTTCATCTTCCCCCCCCCCAACTGCGTCTACAACTTTTTCCCCTCTTCTCCCCCCACTGCATCTTCATCTCCTTCCCCTCTTCTCCCCCAACCTGCGTCTTCATttcctcccccccccccgtgATTTCATCTCCTCCCCCCCTTCTACTCCACCAACCTGCGTCTTCATCTcttcgcccccccccccacatacGTCTTCATCTCCTCCCCGCACTGGGTGTTTATCTCCTCCCCCTCTTCTTCCCCCACCCTGCGTCTTCATCTCCTCCCCTCACTGCGTCTTCATCTCCTCCCCCTCCCCACCCCTGTGTCTTCATCTCCTCCCCCTTCTTCTCCCCCAACCTGTGTCTTCATATACCCACCCTCTTCTCCCCCCACCCTGCGTCTTCATCTCCTTCCCCCTACCCTGCAGCATCTTCATCTCCTCCCCTCTTCCCCCCCCCCAACCTGCGTCTTCATCTACTCCCCCTCTTCTCCCCCACCCTGCATCTTCATCTCCTCCCCCTCATCTCCCCCCACCCTGCATCTTCATCTCCTCCCCTTCTTCTCCCACACCCTGCGTCTTCATCTCCTCCCCTCACTGCGTCTTCATCTCCTCCCCCTCTTCTTCCCCCACCCTGCATCTTCATCTCCTCCCCCTTCTTCTCCACCACCCTGCGTCTTCATCTCCTCCCCCTCTTCCCCCACTGCGTCTTCAACTCCTCCCCTCCCCCTCGCCACCTGCGTCTTCATCTACTCCCCCTCTTCTCCCCCACCCTGCATCTTCATCTCCTCCCGCTAATATATATTCTTCTCTTCCTTTTCTACTTCATTTCTCTTCATCCCCAACCCCATCTTCTTTTTATCCACTTCATCTTTTTCTCTTCCTTCTTCTACTAA